Genomic window (Spirosoma sp. KCTC 42546):
CGAACTATGGCGTCAACTCAATGGATTTCCACCAAGCCTAAAAGAAGAACCCGCGAAGCCAGAAAAAATATGAAGCTATTCGTTTTTCTGCTCTGGCTCAGCAGCATGGCACTTTGGGTAGAATCGGCTTTAGGGCAATCGGTTCCGGTACCCTCAGATGTTTTGTCGCGCACAGCCATTGCTACATCAGAAACCTCAACCGGTAATGTACCATCGTCGCTGTCTGCACTGGCAGGCCTGCCGTTAGCCGATACGGGGATCGTGTTCACTGCCGAGGAGTTTTACCAGGCAGTGTTGCAGCACAATCCGATTGTTAAACAGGCGGCTTTACTAAATCAGGAAGCGCAGGCGCAGGTCCAGCAGGCCCGTGGTGCGTTTGACCCCAAGCTGTTCTCGGCCTATAATCGTAAAAACTTTGGCAACACGCTTTATTACGACAAATGGCAGTCAGGGCTGGCCGTACCGATCTTGCCCGGTGGCCTTGATGTAAAAATGACGTACGACCGGAATACGGGAAAGTACCTGAACCCCGAAAACAACGTGCCACCCACGGGGCTGATTGCTCTGGGGGTTAGTGTACCCATTACGCAGGGACTGCTCATCGATGCACGCCGAAACACGTTGCGCCAGGCTCAACTGGCCGTTAATCTGGCCGAGGCCGATCGGATTTCATTAATCAATAAAACCCTGCTCGATGCGGCCAAAGCGTATTGGGACTGGTATCTCGCGTATCAGCAGTTTCGCTGGATTGAGCGCGGGTATCAGTTGGCTCAAACGCGTTTTGTGGCCGTTCGGCAACGGGCGCTCATTGGCGACGCAGCTCCCATTGATACCACCGAAGCCCTGATTACGGTTCAGGATCGGCTGGTTCAATTTCAACAGGCGGCTGTCGATCTGCAAAATGCCCGACTCAGTCTAACAACGTTTTTGTGGAGTAGCCAAGAAGGCGCAGTTCCCCAACCTGTCGATTTGCCAGGTACAGTTATTCCGCAGGCCGCTCCCCCCGACCAGACCAGTCAGGTACAGCTTCAGGATTTACTCAACCGAGCTGCCGAACGGCACCCAGACCTGGTTAAATTGGTCAATAAGCAGCAACAATTAACCATTGAAGAGCGCTACCGCCGGGCGCTGTTGATGCCCAAAATAAGCGTTGAGGCTAGCTTATTGAGCCGAGGTCCACTCTCAGAAGCAACTACTGATGGATCGGGTTCGTACGGCTTTCAATCGGGTAACCACAAGATTGGCGTCGATCTGGCCTTTCCTTTATTTCTCCGCGCCGAACGAGGAAAACTTCGTCAGGTGCAGTTAAAAAACCAGCAAACGGGACTGGAACGGCAACAGACAGGCCGCGACATTGTTAACGACGTACAACGGGCCTGGAACGAACTGGTTGCCCTTGAAAAACAGATTACTACCCAGCAGCAAACCGCCACCAATCAGCAGATTTTGGTCCAGGCCGAAGTAAGCAAGTTTCAATTGGGCGAGAGTTCGTTGTTTCTGGTCAATAGTCGGGAAACTAAACTCATTGACTTACGGATAAAGCTGGAGGAGCTACGCACCAAGCACCAGAAAGCCCTTGCTAATTTATGGTACGCTGCCGGTTCCAACGTTGGTAGCCGGTGATTTTATAGTAAGGACAAGCTACATACAAAGCAGGATTGCTCTCAAAAGGCAGTCCTGCTTTGTTTTATCCCCATAAATTCGCTACTTCACAGCCTTTCATCTCTCCCAAACTAATTAATGAAAAACCTCTCCTCTTTCGCAGGGCGGCTAGTGGCTCTCGTCTTGTGCTTTTCTCACTATGCTCACGCCCAGGTACAGGAAGACGTTCTTAAAAAACTACAGGAAATTGCCATCATTGAGCAGAAAGTCATGATGCCCATGCGGGATGGCGTTCGGCTGGCAACGGATATTTACCGGCCCAAAACCGACAAACCCGTCCCGATTATTTTCTCTAAAACACCCTACAATTTCAACGCCTGGGGCGATGGAGAGCTTCGACAGAACTCGTACCTGGGCGCGCTTGACGCTGTAAAGCGGGGCTATGCCTATGTGGTTCAGAATGAGCGGGGCAAGTTCTTCTCCGAAGGCGACTGGGACATTCTAGGCCCACCAACCACCGACGGCTACGATGCCTTTTCGTGGATGGCCAAACAACCGTGGTCGAACGGGAAAATCGGGACGCTGGGCTGCTCTTCTACCGCCGAATGGCAAATGGCGGTAGCCGCCTTAGATCACCCGGCACACGCGGC
Coding sequences:
- a CDS encoding TolC family protein; the encoded protein is MKLFVFLLWLSSMALWVESALGQSVPVPSDVLSRTAIATSETSTGNVPSSLSALAGLPLADTGIVFTAEEFYQAVLQHNPIVKQAALLNQEAQAQVQQARGAFDPKLFSAYNRKNFGNTLYYDKWQSGLAVPILPGGLDVKMTYDRNTGKYLNPENNVPPTGLIALGVSVPITQGLLIDARRNTLRQAQLAVNLAEADRISLINKTLLDAAKAYWDWYLAYQQFRWIERGYQLAQTRFVAVRQRALIGDAAPIDTTEALITVQDRLVQFQQAAVDLQNARLSLTTFLWSSQEGAVPQPVDLPGTVIPQAAPPDQTSQVQLQDLLNRAAERHPDLVKLVNKQQQLTIEERYRRALLMPKISVEASLLSRGPLSEATTDGSGSYGFQSGNHKIGVDLAFPLFLRAERGKLRQVQLKNQQTGLERQQTGRDIVNDVQRAWNELVALEKQITTQQQTATNQQILVQAEVSKFQLGESSLFLVNSRETKLIDLRIKLEELRTKHQKALANLWYAAGSNVGSR